The segment ACTGTGCCAGGCGATCCTCGACTTCTTCGGGGCGCCGCACCCCAAGACGCTGCACCTGTCGGTCCGCGCGGTCCGCGACCAGCTGAAAGCGCACTGCTCCACCGTGCTGATCCTGGACGACATCACGCGCCTGCGGATGCACCGGGAGGACGACCAGGACACCCTCGACCTGGTGCGGGACCTGATGGACATGAACGTCACGCTCGTCCTGATCGGGGTGGACATCCCCGGGTCGGGCCTGCTGCGGGAAGGGCGGCACAACCGCCGCACCGGCAGGATCGTCATGCCCGGCAACGGCCGCCGCACCTTCCTGGACGAGGCTGCCACCCAGACCGAGCGGCGCTTCGACCTGATCGGACTCGACCCGTTCGACTACGGCACCAACGTCGGGATCGCGGCCTGGATGAGCCACCTCGCCGGCATCGAGGTCCAGCTGCGACTGCTGCACGGGCACGAAGGCATGCTGACCGGCGGCGGCATGCCCGAGTACCTGTTCGCCCGAACCAACGGAATCGTCGGCCTGCTGAAGCGCCTGATCGTGGACGGATGCGACCACGCCATGCGCACCGGCGCGGAGCGGCTCACGCCGCAACTGCTGGCGGAGGTCAACATCGGCCTGGGCAACTTCCCCGACCGTGACCCCGACGCGGGTGAGATCCCGGACATCCCGCCCGCGACGGTTGTCCCGGCCCCGGTTGTCCCAGGACAACGTCGGCG is part of the Kitasatospora sp. NBC_00240 genome and harbors:
- a CDS encoding AAA family ATPase; the protein is MTDLTINPLPLFGFGSAPDRTTFEGWQDWRLARGTFSPAPRLTAAEHAALGPRARALNDLHRAATHVNLTLQRTPMSDRVAALMDSRMRNNALDREPGTRDGLMISGGGFQGKTATACDAAAEFEGLWRDLGPQVAPKRPPIAGTRDLLAPVVYCKTPVRATPKGLCQAILDFFGAPHPKTLHLSVRAVRDQLKAHCSTVLILDDITRLRMHREDDQDTLDLVRDLMDMNVTLVLIGVDIPGSGLLREGRHNRRTGRIVMPGNGRRTFLDEAATQTERRFDLIGLDPFDYGTNVGIAAWMSHLAGIEVQLRLLHGHEGMLTGGGMPEYLFARTNGIVGLLKRLIVDGCDHAMRTGAERLTPQLLAEVNIGLGNFPDRDPDAGEIPDIPPATVVPAPVVPGQRRRAKPRNTVFDDHGDRAAGE